The stretch of DNA GACACACGAATTTAGAGTACTAGGTTATACTAGCGAAACCCATAGCCCATTGGGTCTCATTATAAAAAAGAGGCCCATTGAGCCTTATTATGAAGAAAGGCCCATTGGGCCAGAATCAGCTACAGCTACACCTATACACATACACCTACACCATCTTGTTTCCTCCTTCTCTACCCGAAACGAAGAAGAACCAAGTTCTTCAGGAGCCGATCATGATTAGCGTTCTAGCTCAGGTAATCCATGCAACTTTCATTCAACATCTCATGTCATCCATCGGATTTCGTTTAGTTTCGCTTTTTCTTAATTTGATTTGATTCGTTTGTTTGTGTTTTTTGCAGGAGCGGTTGCTGGGGGCCGCACTCGGAAGCATATTCACTGGAATGGTAGTATTCGAGCAGCGAAGAAGCATTTATAagtccatttcagatactcaGCCTCAATTAAACTCCCAATTTCAGGTaatttcttctctttctctttttatttattcGTATTGTGTCGTAGTTTAGGTTTATGAAACCCTAGGACTCGATTGTATTAAGTTACTTACTTGTTTTGTTTcatgtaattttataaatttcatTTAAAGATGATTTGTTCTGATTTGGTAAAAGAATGTCTTGAACTTTGTCACGAATTGATAGAACTCGTGAGTTTTCGTTTATCAACGAAAGACCAAATGCTTTATTATTAACACATTTAAGTTAGTTTGAGTGTTCTGAGTGTCAAATGTTCAAattatcttgtcaaaaaaaaaaaacaaaatccaGATTTGTTTGAATTGAAAGATAGAGTTCATTAGGTTGGCAAAGGCATCACTAAAAGTTCATTATTATCCTCGTCATCACCTAGTACTTGGTCATCATCACCTTCTTCCTCCATTGCTTGATCATCATCTTCAAGAGGAAATATTGATCTTTACTTCATATCCACACCCATTTTCAAAGGAGAAACCCATGTGAGTTAATAATAGGAGGTTGTAGGTGTCACTAAGCTTTGGTCTATTCCACCCCAAAATTCAACCCCAAAGGAACCCCAAGTTTTTGAATCTTTACTCCCTCCCAAAGGGTTGATATTTATAGACTAATAAGTTCAGCTGGATAAAATTAAAA from Cannabis sativa cultivar Pink pepper isolate KNU-18-1 chromosome 2, ASM2916894v1, whole genome shotgun sequence encodes:
- the LOC115718417 gene encoding uncharacterized protein LOC115718417 isoform X1; this encodes MKKGPLGQNQLQLHLYTYTYTILFPPSLPETKKNQVLQEPIMISVLAQERLLGAALGSIFTGMVVFEQRRSIYKSISDTQPQLNSQFQQVREPIFGKEARSELARMWNKGVDQAFGPAIQYLSSHGW
- the LOC115718417 gene encoding uncharacterized protein LOC115718417 isoform X2, giving the protein MKKGPLGQNQLQLHLYTYTYTILFPPSLPETKKNQVLQEPIMISVLAQERLLGAALGSIFTGMVVFEQRRSIYKSISDTQPQLNSQFQVREPIFGKEARSELARMWNKGVDQAFGPAIQYLSSHGW